A single genomic interval of Vicinamibacterales bacterium harbors:
- a CDS encoding nucleotidyl transferase AbiEii/AbiGii toxin family protein, with amino-acid sequence MWRSKFFEHAAFYGGTALRVLRGLDRFSEDLDFSLLAPDGDFALARFTGPLEAELRAFGFEVRLAEREERHASAIKSAFLKADTLRRLIEIRTPAGVVRTLPRGQVLKIRLEIDTSPPPGFETEVRFLLNPIPCPMRAFALPDLFAGKMHALLCRRWKGRVKWRDWYDLVWFAGRHPALHLSHLQARMVQSGDWPADARLTPEAFRSRLVQAIHSVDLNQARQEVAPFVTHPDAVSAWSVPFFLDVASRILITEG; translated from the coding sequence CTGTGGCGCAGCAAGTTCTTCGAGCACGCGGCCTTCTACGGCGGGACCGCGCTGCGCGTGTTGCGCGGCCTCGACCGCTTCTCCGAGGATCTCGACTTCTCGCTGTTGGCGCCCGACGGCGACTTCGCCCTCGCGCGATTCACCGGCCCGCTGGAAGCGGAACTCCGCGCGTTCGGGTTCGAGGTTCGCCTCGCGGAAAGAGAAGAGCGCCACGCCAGCGCCATCAAGTCGGCGTTTCTCAAGGCCGACACGCTCCGACGGTTGATCGAGATCAGGACACCGGCTGGAGTGGTTCGAACACTGCCCCGGGGCCAGGTCCTGAAGATCAGGTTGGAGATCGACACGAGCCCGCCGCCTGGCTTCGAGACCGAGGTCCGGTTCCTCCTGAATCCGATCCCGTGTCCGATGCGTGCGTTCGCGCTTCCCGACCTGTTCGCCGGCAAGATGCACGCGTTGCTCTGCCGTCGCTGGAAGGGACGCGTGAAGTGGCGCGATTGGTACGACCTGGTCTGGTTCGCAGGCCGTCACCCGGCGCTTCATCTCTCACACCTCCAGGCGAGGATGGTGCAGAGCGGCGATTGGCCGGCAGACGCCCGCCTGACGCCGGAGGCGTTCCGATCGCGGCTCGTACAGGCCATCCACTCGGTCGATCTGAACCAGGCGCGTCAGGAGGTGGCTCCGTTCGTCACCCATCCTGACGCAGTCTCCGCCTGGTCCGTTCCGTTCTTTCTCGACGTGGCGTCGCGCATCCTCATCACCGAGGGTTGA